CAGTTCAAGTGCTCTCTGTTAGGCTAAAATTCTGGGAGGATATATctgattttctctttttaacaATCTTATGTCCTTTTTTTGAttagtaagttacacatgcaagTATGAATCTGGTTACCGTTACctattttttacttatatataaaaaagaagttaCACATGCAACTGGTGCCTGTTGGGCCTTGAACTTTATTATCTtatgttattgtttttgttattttagatgTCAAGTATTAAGTAATgaagatgaaaaaattgaagaatagaacTTAGTTCTTTTACTCCATTTTCTTCAGGTATTGAGTTCATTGGCTTAGTACAAAGCACATGTGATTCGGTCAGCAAAAATGTCCCTTTTAAGTAGGTTCTTTTACAGAAGACCCCCAGATGGCTTGCTTGAATTTGTTGACAGAGTATATGGTAATGGCCTTCATTCCTTAATCTTGAATAAATTGCTATTTAGCTTTGTATTTTTGTGAATTATGAATCCATACATGTGTTATAATTGCATACCCACTGTTTGGTTTTATGAATATCTGCAGTTTTTGATTCGTGTTTTTCCACCGAAGTCTTGCCTGACGGAATGTACCAAATATACTTGCATGAAATCATAACTGAGTTACATGAGGAATTCCCAGGCTCATCATTTCTTGCGTTCAATTTCCGTGAGGGTGAGAAACGGAGCCAGTTTGCGGAAATTCTATGTGAATATGATGTTACCATTATGGATTATCCAAGACAGTATGAGGGCTGCCCTCTCCTTCCATTATCTTTGATTCAACATTTTCTTCGTGTTTGTGAGAGTTGGCTTTCACTTGGGAATCAACAGAATATTATTCTTCTACATTGTGAGAGGGGGGGTTGGCCACTCTTGGCATTCCTCTTAGCTAGCTTTTTGATCTTTCAAAAACTGCATAGTGGAGAAcgcaagactcttgaaattgtgcATCGAGAGGCTCCTAAAGGCTTCTTGCAGCTCTTGTCTCCTTTAAATCCATTCCCATCTCAGCTTCGTTACCTTCAGTATGTAGCAAGAAGAAACATAGCTCCGGAGTGGCCACCACCTGAACGAGCGCTTTCTTTAGATTGTGTCATTCTTCGAGCCATTCCAAGCTTTGATTCTCAGAATGGCTGCCGGCCAATTATCCGTATCTTTGGTAGGAATCTCCTTAGTAAGGGTGGGCTTTCGACCCAGATGTTGTTCTCTAtggacaagaagaagaagaagacccttCGGCATTACTGCCAAGTAAGAGGTCTTTTgttctatactttttttttggggggggttcTAAATGTTCTTGCTTTAGGTTTGTTTTTGTCTGTATTAAGTTGCATTAACTGATGCCAGTATGATGGTTCTCTTATTGCAGGCAGACTGTGATGTGATTAAAATTGACATTCAGTGCTTGGTGCAAGGAGATGTTGTGTTGGAGTGTGTTCATTTTGACTTGGATCCAGAAAGGGAAGTTATGATGTTTCGAATAATGTTCAACACAGCATTTATCCGGTCCAACATACTGATGCTTAACTCTGAGAATTTGGACATTCTTTGGAATTCAAAGGAGCGGTATCCAAAAGGTTTCAGAGCGGAGGTGAGCATATCACTAACCCTCATTTCAATCTTGGATTGAACAAGAGAAATTATTACTGATGATGCCTAAGAGAATTAAGATTATTTAGTCATCTTGGGACACTTTTTTcccttcatttatttttgatatccaCAAAGAACCTAAAACTTCAATTGGATTCAtgcatccccccccccccccacacacacacacacacacaagctcATCTACAAATATTAATCTGATCAAATAAACTTTCTAACTTCAGGTTTTGTTTGGGGAGGTTGAAAGCATCTCTCCCCCAAAAGCTCCCATTGCTATTTTGAATGGTGAGGAGAAAGGTGGATTGCCAATTGAAGCTTTTTCTAGGGTTCAAGAACTTTTCAGTGGTGTTGAGTGGGTTGATAGCAGTGATGATGCTGCCTTGTGGCTACTTAAACAACTTTCTGTTTTAAGTGATGTGAAAGAACTTTCAAAGTTGCAAAGTAAAGCAAGGTTATATTTATCACCTGCTGATTCTGAAGAAGACAATAATGCATCTAGCACTGCCGATAGTTCAGATGAAGCATTTGATGTTCCCAAATCTTCAACAAATGTAACAAAATTAGCAGCAGAGGACATTTTTGATTCAATTCCCTTACCATATGAAAGTGATGGTCAACATGATGTAAATCTTGCTTCGGAACCTCCTGATCAAGCAGCAGTTGGAAATGATCCATCATCTCTTCATGACCAATCAGCAATTCCAAGTAAAGGATCTCCACCTCCTCCTGCTAGTTACCCACCCCCACCACCTcctccccctcctcctcctcctccacctccacctGTTACTTCTGgcaaaaatattttgtcaatGTCCCATCAATCaactccccctctctctcttgattCTAGTAGAGGGCCTCCGCCTCCGCCACCACCCCCTCCTTCATTTAGCATTCCCAACAGTCATTCTCCAATACTTGCCCCTCCCACTCCCAATAGGGGTTGTCCACCACCTCCGCCACCCCCTCCAACACCTCCTAGTGTTTCCTATAAAGATTCTTCTACGGAATTTTCTATAATGAGTAAATGcccaccaccacctcctccaccaccaccttTCAATTCATCTAAATCTCCCCCACCAGCCCCCCCACCTCCCCCACGTTCCTCTATATCTAGTCAACAATCTATAAAGCTGAC
The Quercus lobata isolate SW786 chromosome 10, ValleyOak3.0 Primary Assembly, whole genome shotgun sequence DNA segment above includes these coding regions:
- the LOC115963229 gene encoding formin-like protein 14 isoform X1, which produces MSLLSRFFYRRPPDGLLEFVDRVYVFDSCFSTEVLPDGMYQIYLHEIITELHEEFPGSSFLAFNFREGEKRSQFAEILCEYDVTIMDYPRQYEGCPLLPLSLIQHFLRVCESWLSLGNQQNIILLHCERGGWPLLAFLLASFLIFQKLHSGERKTLEIVHREAPKGFLQLLSPLNPFPSQLRYLQYVARRNIAPEWPPPERALSLDCVILRAIPSFDSQNGCRPIIRIFGRNLLSKGGLSTQMLFSMDKKKKKTLRHYCQADCDVIKIDIQCLVQGDVVLECVHFDLDPEREVMMFRIMFNTAFIRSNILMLNSENLDILWNSKERYPKGFRAEVLFGEVESISPPKAPIAILNGEEKGGLPIEAFSRVQELFSGVEWVDSSDDAALWLLKQLSVLSDVKELSKLQSKARLYLSPADSEEDNNASSTADSSDEAFDVPKSSTNVTKLAAEDIFDSIPLPYESDGQHDVNLASEPPDQAAVGNDPSSLHDQSAIPSKGSPPPPASYPPPPPPPPPPPPPPPPVTSGKNILSMSHQSTPPLSLDSSRGPPPPPPPPPSFSIPNSHSPILAPPTPNRGCPPPPPPPPTPPSVSYKDSSTEFSIMSKCPPPPPPPPPFNSSKSPPPAPPPPPRSSISSQQSIKLTTPLAPAPPPPPPPLPPLASTTNKLQPPPPPPPSKLPPLSSTSNVTSVRGVPLPPPPAPPPPPPPIVGNRSNGSRPPQPPPPPPPPIAGNSGNVPRPPPPPPLIAGTSSNVPRPPPPPPPIAGNSGNVPRPPPPPLSSGPAKPGLIPPPPPPVPKPPGAPPLPSRSATPAPPLPPGAKGTGAPPPPPPSVGRGKASLGPASLGRGRAAGGATLAPKKASLKPLHWVKVTRAMQGSLWADSQKQENQSRAPEIDITELESLFSAASASDGSGTKGGGRRGSNMNKPEKVQLVDLRRAYNCEIMLSKIKIPLPDMISAVLALDSSVLDIDQVENLIKFCPTKEEMETLKNYTGDKEMLGKCEQFFLELMKVPRIESKLRVFAFKITFSSQVNDLRNNLNTINGAAREVKESAKLRQIMQTILTLGNALNQGTARGSAIGFKLDSLLKLSDTRARNSKMTLMHYLCKLLSEKMPELLDFDKDLGHLEAAAKIQLKALAEEMQAVSKGLEKVEQELAASENDGAISVGFRKVLKNFLDTAEAEVRSLISLYSEVGRNADSLSQYFGEDPARCPFEQVTQILVVFVKTFNKSRDENERQADAEKKKLEKEAMKERTAANSSTRRDGVQQSSMKQHETHINS
- the LOC115963229 gene encoding formin-like protein 14 isoform X2; this encodes MSLLSRFFYRRPPDGLLEFVDRVYVFDSCFSTEVLPDGMYQIYLHEIITELHEEFPGSSFLAFNFREGEKRSQFAEILCEYDVTIMDYPRQYEGCPLLPLSLIQHFLRVCESWLSLGNQQNIILLHCERGGWPLLAFLLASFLIFQKLHSGERKTLEIVHREAPKGFLQLLSPLNPFPSQLRYLQYVARRNIAPEWPPPERALSLDCVILRAIPSFDSQNGCRPIIRIFGRNLLSKGGLSTQMLFSMDKKKKKTLRHYCQADCDVIKIDIQCLVQGDVVLECVHFDLDPEREVMMFRIMFNTAFIRSNILMLNSENLDILWNSKERYPKGFRAEVLFGEVESISPPKAPIAILNGEEKGGLPIEAFSRVQELFSGVEWVDSSDDAALWLLKQLSVLSDVKELSKLQSKARLYLSPADSEEDNNASSTADSSDEAFDVPKSSTNVTKLAAEDIFDSIPLPYESDGQHDVNLASEPPDQAAVGNDPSSLHDQSAIPSKGSPPPPASYPPPPPPPPPPPPPPPPVTSGKNILSMSHQSTPPLSLDSSRGPPPPPPPPPSFSIPNSHSPILAPPTPNRGCPPPPPPPPTPPSVSYKDSSTEFSIMSKCPPPPPPPPPFNSSKSPPPAPPPPPRSSISSQQSIKLTTPLAPAPPPPPPPLPPLASTTNKLQPPPPPPPSKLPPLSSTSNVTSVRGVPLPPPPAPPPPPPPIVGNRSNGSRPPQPPPPPPPPIAGNSGNVPRPPPPPPLIAGTSSNVPRPPPPPPPIAGNSGNVPRPPPPPLSSGPAKPGLIPPPPPPVPKPPGAPPLPSRSATPAPPLPPGAKGTGAPPPPPPSVGRGKASLGPASLGRGRAAGGATLAPKKASLKPLHWVKVTRAMQGSLWADSQKQENQSRAPEIDITELESLFSAASASDGSGTKGGGRRGSNMNKPEKVQLVDLRRAYNCEIMLSKIKIPLPDMISAVLALDSSVLDIDQVENLIKFCPTKEEMETLKNYTGDKEMLGKCEQFFLELMKVPRIESKLRVFAFKITFSSQVNDLRNNLNTINGAAREVKESAKLRQIMQTILTLGNALNQGTARGSAIGFKLDSLLKLSDTRARNSKMTLMHYLCKLCYIGNLLLPKTPSQYRACLLGISLYQCMTSGMFG